In the genome of Lentisphaera araneosa HTCC2155, the window GACTTCATTGATGGCATTAAATGAAAAAAAGATCATAGTGGTTTTAAGTTGTTGAGTAAAATCAAATTCAGAAATATTGCCGAATAAATTCTTTGCTTCTTCGTAAACATGCAGGTTTATACCCCATTTATCTGTATTGTACACAGCTGTTGTGGAGTAAGGATTGAAATAGAAGTTATAGTTATGGTGACCTTTTAGGTGATACAGGCTTTTGGCGTGATATGCAGCTTTGGCACCAAACAAAAAATCTTCGTTATATTTGGTTTTTGTATCATACCAAATGTCATTGTCGTTTAATAACTTCTTTCGAAAAAGGCAGGCCCAATTAGATATAGTGGGGGGATAATCGATGTCTTCTCGCATAAGTAGACAGGGGAAATATTCTTTGAGCATATCATCTTTATTATAATAGCCTTCTCTAATCGGCTGGACTACCTCAAAGGCATAATCTTCATACACTCTTTTGTAGTCACTGATCAGCAGATCGACATCATGTTTTTCTGTTTTTTCCATCATAACTTTATACATATCTAGTTCTAGCCAATCATCAGAATCAACGAAACCTATATATTTACCAGTAGCAATTTTTAAGCCTTCATTTCTAGCAGATGAAGTCCCACCATTTTCTTTATGAATGACTTTTATTCTAGTATCTAGCTCGGCATTTCTGTCACAAACTAATCCAGTCCGGTCCTTTGAACCGTCATTAATCAGGATCACTTCAAAGTCCCTAAAGGTTTGTTGTAGGACAGTGTCAAGGCATCGCTGCAGGTGATTTTCTGCATTATATACAGGCATGATTATACTTAGGGTAGGACTTATCACTTTTTTCTCTTTTAACTTTTTTTAGTCTAGGTCTACTAGTTGATAGATTTTTTTCAGTTCAGATCTATTGCTATAGTCACGTGAACTAGCTCCTTTAGCTAATTGCGAACGCAATTGAGTGTCTTTAATTAATGTTATTATTCCTTCCGCTATCCCTTCGGTATTGAGGGGGCAGATCAAACCGTCAACGCCATCTTCTAGTTGGCTTTTGGCTGTAGGGAAGTTTGGGATGAGTACCGGTTTACTAAGGATTTGTGCCTCCCTAACAGTTACGGCTTTGCCTTCGTAGCGAGAAGGTTGAACATAAATGTCGCAAGCTTTTATATATGGATATGGGTTTGTCTTCTTACCTAGTATTATGACCTTGTTCTCAACATTATGGTCTTTGATTTTTTCTCTGATCAAAGCTTCCCCTTTACCAAACCCTATTAGGTACCACTTTACAACAAGTCCCCGCTTCCCTAAGAGTTGTACTACGGCGGGGATGGATTCGAAGTTTTTGGCATAACAAAAGCGACCGACTGAGCAAACACTAATTTCTCCAGATGTGATTGGCATTTCTTCTGATATAACCTGTGATGACGCTTGTTGTCGAATGAGTTCTGGAGATATAATATTTTCAATTATTTTTACACGTTCTTCAAGGTCTGGAAATACTTTTAAGAAGGTACTTCGAACACCATCGGAAACGGCTGCTATGTGATCTAAAGCCCCCCAT includes:
- a CDS encoding glycosyltransferase family 2 protein encodes the protein MISPTLSIIMPVYNAENHLQRCLDTVLQQTFRDFEVILINDGSKDRTGLVCDRNAELDTRIKVIHKENGGTSSARNEGLKIATGKYIGFVDSDDWLELDMYKVMMEKTEKHDVDLLISDYKRVYEDYAFEVVQPIREGYYNKDDMLKEYFPCLLMREDIDYPPTISNWACLFRKKLLNDNDIWYDTKTKYNEDFLFGAKAAYHAKSLYHLKGHHNYNFYFNPYSTTAVYNTDKWGINLHVYEEAKNLFGNISEFDFTQQLKTTMIFFSFNAINEVAKSKVGFFKRYKEIKNILKHPYLKEAFHNYKYPKVKYKLRIMLFLHKYRQAFLVTLKQKF
- a CDS encoding glycosyltransferase yields the protein MKKILITASGLGVGGVERSLLGLLQALDCDKYDITLHLWSHDGELMDGIPQDIRLLPEDNRYAALERPIKDVLFSSTFPIALARLLAKFITWAKLLIFEKKSFLLLRSMRYSLPFLPSIEGEYDLGISFLTPHDPMLKKVRAKTKIGWIHTDYSTMECGVDHSFEAPTWGALDHIAAVSDGVRSTFLKVFPDLEERVKIIENIISPELIRQQASSQVISEEMPITSGEISVCSVGRFCYAKNFESIPAVVQLLGKRGLVVKWYLIGFGKGEALIREKIKDHNVENKVIILGKKTNPYPYIKACDIYVQPSRYEGKAVTVREAQILSKPVLIPNFPTAKSQLEDGVDGLICPLNTEGIAEGIITLIKDTQLRSQLAKGASSRDYSNRSELKKIYQLVDLD